The sequence below is a genomic window from Methylophilus sp. DW102.
TGCGTAACCAACACCACCCAAACCTGGTGACATCAATACGCCAGTGCCCACCGCACCCCAGATACCGGCCAAGCCGTGCACACCGAACACATCCAGTGAGTCATCGTAGCCCAGCGCACCTTTCAGTTTGGTCACACCCCACAGGCTGACAAAGCTGGCAGTGAAGCCAAGGATGATAGAACCCATCGGGCCGATAAAGCCGCAAGCAGGGGTAATGGCAACCAGACCAGCGACTGCACCAGAAGCGGCACCCAGCATGCTTGGCTTACCTCTGAACAACCATTCAGCAAAAATCCAGCCCAATACAGCAGAACCTGTTGCCAATTGTGTATTGATCAGCACCATACCGGCAATGCCATCAGCAGCCAGTTCACTACCGACGTTAAAGCCAAACCAACCTACCCACAGCAAGGAAGCACCAATCATGGTCATCACCAGGTTGTGCGGAGGCATGGCTTCTTTACCGTAACCAATACGTTTGCCCAACATGATGGCACCAATCAAGGCAGCGATACCAGCGTTGATATGTACGACAGTACCACCAGCAAAGTCTTTGGCACCCAGCTCTGCCAGGTAACCACCACCCCATACCATGTGTGCGATTGGGATGTAGGCAAAAGTCACCCACAATGCCGTGAACAACAATACAGCAGAGAACTTCATACGCTCAGCAAAACCACCAACAATCAACCCCGGTGTAATGGCAGCAAATGTCAGCTGGAAGGTCAAAAACACGTATTCTGGAATGGTGCCTGAGAGGCTTTCTGGTGTAATACCCGCCAGAAACGCCTTGCTTAATCCACCGACAATCATGTTACCTTCGCTGAAAGCCATGCTGTAACCATACGCAGCCCACAATACAGAAATCATAGAGAAGACAACAAACACTTGCATCAGCACTGACAGCATGTTTTTCTGACGCACCAAACCGCCATAGAACAAAGCCAGGCCAGGAATCGTCATCAAAATCACCAGCACAGTGGCAACAATCATAAACGCGGTATTACCCACATCCAGCGTCGGGGCTGGTGCTGCTTCAGCAGCAGGGGCAGCTTCGGCCGCTGCAGGCGCTTCGGCCGCAGGTGCCGCATCAGTAGAAACGGTTTCTTGCACTGTGATAGTTTCGGTCACAGTTTCTTCTGCATAACTGACTGGGCTTGCCGCCAGACCCATCACGGCGACCAGCGATAATATGGAAAGAATTTTCTTCATAACAGAAGCCCTTTCTTATAGCGCATCCGGACCGGTTTCGCCGGTACGTATACGGTAAACTTGTTCCAAATCGAAGACAAAGACTTTGCCATCGCCGATTTTGCCTGTTGCGGCTGCTTTTTCAATCGCGTCTACGACCTGATCCAGCATGTCATCTTTGATCGCAACTTCGAGTTTAACTTTAGGCAAAAAATCTACGACATATTCAGCACCACGATACAACTCAGTGTGCCCTTTTTGACGGCCAAATCCTTTGACTTCAGTGACAGTGATGCCTTGTACGCCGATATTGGACAAAGCCTCACGCACCTCATCAAGCTTGAATGGCTTGATTATTGCGGATACAAATTTCATTTGCTTCTCCCGTTGTTAACTCTGGCAGGCACATGCCCGCCAGATCTAAAACTTGCTTACTTAGAATGTACGGCCTAATGTTAAAACCAAACGGCCATCATTCAGGTTTTTGCTTTCCACTGCGCCGTTAGTGCCTTTACCATTAAAGCTTGAGCCGCCGTAGCCTCTGTAACCCCAGTAGCGTGAGTTATCAGACTCAATCCAGTACACACCTGCATTCCAGCCTTCTGTTGCACCGATTTTGAATGCTTTGCTTAAGCCGATTTTCCAGTCTGTGTAGTCTGGATTAGTTGCGCCTGAAAGTGAGCTACTAGGGAAGTTTGCACCTCCATCGGTAGTGAACTGTGTGTCCAGTTTACCAGCCACATCCAAACGTCCAACGTGGGCAATCAATGTCAAATCCCACCATGGCAATGGATAAGCAGCGTTCAGCTCAATATAAGTTGAACCCTTAGTACTGCCGTTCCAACCAGTAGACTTATCTGCACCAAACCAATCGGTCAGAGTGTATGACAGTTTTGCACTGATCCAGTCATAAGAAATACCAACGTTTGCTTCGTAAGTATCCCAACGCCCACCCCCTGGCGTCAAAGGTCTGTTTGGGTCTGGGTTACCATTACTATCAAGTGTAGTAGAGCCTCTGTATTTTTTCCATGAGCCACCTGGATACAGGTAGCCGTAAATACCAACGGTGTAGCCTAATTTCTCTACGGTTGGAATCGTACCGTTATAACCGGCATAGATATCAATTTCAGTAGTGGCATCAGGATAAGTATTTGGTGTTACACCAGAACCCCAAAGGCCAGTATAGAAACCGCTGGAATGCGTAATATCCATACCGCCTTGCACGGTTGGCTTATGCCAGGATTGTGAAATACCACGGAAGTAGTAGTCAGATACCACACCGATGTTACCAGTGGCAGTCCAGTCAGATTTGGCTTCTTCCTTGGCTTCTTCAGCTGCGTATGAAACTTGTGCAAATGACATTGCACTCAATACTGCTGTGAGCAAAATAGATTGACGCATTTATAGGTCCTCTCTCTGTGAAAATCTTGATCAAATTGTTGTAAACGAGAATGAAACA
It includes:
- the amt gene encoding ammonium transporter encodes the protein MKKILSILSLVAVMGLAASPVSYAEETVTETITVQETVSTDAAPAAEAPAAAEAAPAAEAAPAPTLDVGNTAFMIVATVLVILMTIPGLALFYGGLVRQKNMLSVLMQVFVVFSMISVLWAAYGYSMAFSEGNMIVGGLSKAFLAGITPESLSGTIPEYVFLTFQLTFAAITPGLIVGGFAERMKFSAVLLFTALWVTFAYIPIAHMVWGGGYLAELGAKDFAGGTVVHINAGIAALIGAIMLGKRIGYGKEAMPPHNLVMTMIGASLLWVGWFGFNVGSELAADGIAGMVLINTQLATGSAVLGWIFAEWLFRGKPSMLGAASGAVAGLVAITPACGFIGPMGSIILGFTASFVSLWGVTKLKGALGYDDSLDVFGVHGLAGIWGAVGTGVLMSPGLGGVGYAEGVTMGGQVSTQIIAVVVTLIWTGIVSVILYKVVDAVVGLRVSEEYEREGLDTTEHGERAYSL
- a CDS encoding TorF family putative porin yields the protein MRQSILLTAVLSAMSFAQVSYAAEEAKEEAKSDWTATGNIGVVSDYYFRGISQSWHKPTVQGGMDITHSSGFYTGLWGSGVTPNTYPDATTEIDIYAGYNGTIPTVEKLGYTVGIYGYLYPGGSWKKYRGSTTLDSNGNPDPNRPLTPGGGRWDTYEANVGISYDWISAKLSYTLTDWFGADKSTGWNGSTKGSTYIELNAAYPLPWWDLTLIAHVGRLDVAGKLDTQFTTDGGANFPSSSLSGATNPDYTDWKIGLSKAFKIGATEGWNAGVYWIESDNSRYWGYRGYGGSSFNGKGTNGAVESKNLNDGRLVLTLGRTF
- the glnK gene encoding P-II family nitrogen regulator, translated to MKFVSAIIKPFKLDEVREALSNIGVQGITVTEVKGFGRQKGHTELYRGAEYVVDFLPKVKLEVAIKDDMLDQVVDAIEKAAATGKIGDGKVFVFDLEQVYRIRTGETGPDAL